In the Onychostoma macrolepis isolate SWU-2019 chromosome 09, ASM1243209v1, whole genome shotgun sequence genome, one interval contains:
- the vgll3 gene encoding transcription cofactor vestigial-like protein 3 isoform X3: MSCLDVMYHQSYGAHHYLPATSAAAAAAAYKAAYYHHHQQQQQQQQQQKKFSAYSRMQESEEFPSPCGQSKQSGALKPRPEPELPREEEQSAGEEERCKETQPAEAEYLSARCVVFTYFRGDIGDVVDEHFSRALSQPSAFSNDAKTGRLHSGGPWKGNSHSEGQPLSSSLWGSGYPSQTSSHPDFPHAAAFHPADTGLWSSHSLSQTGLPPPSALTDSWHYALGAQGGAGYPHVHEMYPHMHPRHPHPHSHAHHVLHHAHSPALDPRFSPLLLPGVRASCSPTSCADGIKTELEPSSIPAPSWPASFHGSVDIYHDTVLEQDKAKASVWF; the protein is encoded by the exons ATGAGTtgtttggatgttatgtatcaTCAGAGTTATGGAGCTCATCACTACTTGCCCGCGACATCAGCAGCAGCGGCAGCAGCGGCTTACAAAGCGGCGTATTACCATCaccatcagcagcagcagcaacaacaacaacag CAGAAGAAGTTCAGTGCCTACAGCAGGATGCAGGAGTCTGAGGAGTTTCCCTCTCCCTGTGGCCAGAGTAAGCAGTCTGGAGCACTGAAGCCCCGTCCTGAGCCTGAGCTTCCTCGAGAGGAGGAGCAGAGCGCTGGCGAAGAGGAGCGCTGCAAGGAGACACAGCCCGCCGAGGCCGAGTACTTGAGTGCCAGGTGTGTGGTGTTCACCTATTTCCGTGGAGACATCGGGGATGTGGTGGACGAGCATTTCTCACGCGCGTTGAGCCAGCCCAGCGCCTTCAGCAATGACGCCAAGACCGGCAGGCTTCACTCTGGAGGACCATGGAAAG GAAACTCCCACTCCGAGGGTCAACCTTTATCGTCGTCCCTGTGGGGTAGCGGCTACCCATCTCAGACCTCTTCTCACCCTGACTTCCCCCACGCCGCTGCCTTCCACCCTGCAGACACTGGCCTCTGGAGCAGCCACAGCCTCTCGCAGACCGGCCTGCCTCCTCCCTCTGCTCTTACTGACTCTTGGCACTACGCCCTGGGAGCGCAGGGTGGAGCGGGATACCCTCACGTACACGAGATGTACCCTCACATGCACCCCCGTCACCCACACCCACACTCCCACGCCCACCATGTGCTCCATCACGCCCACAGCCCTGCTCTGGACCCGCGCTTCAGCCCGCTTCTGTTGCCCGGCGTAAGAGCATCTTGCAGCCCGACGTCCTGTGCAGATGGAATCAAAACTGAGCTGGAACCGAGTAGCATCCCAGCACCAAGCTGGCCCGCTTCGTTCCATGGGTCAGTGGACATCTATCATGATACAG TGCTTGAGCAAGACAAAGCGAAGGCCAGTGTTTGGTTCTGA
- the vgll3 gene encoding transcription cofactor vestigial-like protein 3 isoform X2, protein MSCLDVMYHQSYGAHHYLPATSAAAAAAAYKAAYYHHHQQQQQQQQQKKFSAYSRMQESEEFPSPCGQSKQSGALKPRPEPELPREEEQSAGEEERCKETQPAEAEYLSARCVVFTYFRGDIGDVVDEHFSRALSQPSAFSNDAKTGRLHSGGPWKEGNSHSEGQPLSSSLWGSGYPSQTSSHPDFPHAAAFHPADTGLWSSHSLSQTGLPPPSALTDSWHYALGAQGGAGYPHVHEMYPHMHPRHPHPHSHAHHVLHHAHSPALDPRFSPLLLPGVRASCSPTSCADGIKTELEPSSIPAPSWPASFHGSVDIYHDTVLEQDKAKASVWF, encoded by the exons ATGAGTtgtttggatgttatgtatcaTCAGAGTTATGGAGCTCATCACTACTTGCCCGCGACATCAGCAGCAGCGGCAGCAGCGGCTTACAAAGCGGCGTATTACCATCaccatcagcagcagcagcaacaacaacaacag AAGAAGTTCAGTGCCTACAGCAGGATGCAGGAGTCTGAGGAGTTTCCCTCTCCCTGTGGCCAGAGTAAGCAGTCTGGAGCACTGAAGCCCCGTCCTGAGCCTGAGCTTCCTCGAGAGGAGGAGCAGAGCGCTGGCGAAGAGGAGCGCTGCAAGGAGACACAGCCCGCCGAGGCCGAGTACTTGAGTGCCAGGTGTGTGGTGTTCACCTATTTCCGTGGAGACATCGGGGATGTGGTGGACGAGCATTTCTCACGCGCGTTGAGCCAGCCCAGCGCCTTCAGCAATGACGCCAAGACCGGCAGGCTTCACTCTGGAGGACCATGGAAAG AAGGAAACTCCCACTCCGAGGGTCAACCTTTATCGTCGTCCCTGTGGGGTAGCGGCTACCCATCTCAGACCTCTTCTCACCCTGACTTCCCCCACGCCGCTGCCTTCCACCCTGCAGACACTGGCCTCTGGAGCAGCCACAGCCTCTCGCAGACCGGCCTGCCTCCTCCCTCTGCTCTTACTGACTCTTGGCACTACGCCCTGGGAGCGCAGGGTGGAGCGGGATACCCTCACGTACACGAGATGTACCCTCACATGCACCCCCGTCACCCACACCCACACTCCCACGCCCACCATGTGCTCCATCACGCCCACAGCCCTGCTCTGGACCCGCGCTTCAGCCCGCTTCTGTTGCCCGGCGTAAGAGCATCTTGCAGCCCGACGTCCTGTGCAGATGGAATCAAAACTGAGCTGGAACCGAGTAGCATCCCAGCACCAAGCTGGCCCGCTTCGTTCCATGGGTCAGTGGACATCTATCATGATACAG TGCTTGAGCAAGACAAAGCGAAGGCCAGTGTTTGGTTCTGA
- the vgll3 gene encoding transcription cofactor vestigial-like protein 3 isoform X1: MSCLDVMYHQSYGAHHYLPATSAAAAAAAYKAAYYHHHQQQQQQQQQQKKFSAYSRMQESEEFPSPCGQSKQSGALKPRPEPELPREEEQSAGEEERCKETQPAEAEYLSARCVVFTYFRGDIGDVVDEHFSRALSQPSAFSNDAKTGRLHSGGPWKEGNSHSEGQPLSSSLWGSGYPSQTSSHPDFPHAAAFHPADTGLWSSHSLSQTGLPPPSALTDSWHYALGAQGGAGYPHVHEMYPHMHPRHPHPHSHAHHVLHHAHSPALDPRFSPLLLPGVRASCSPTSCADGIKTELEPSSIPAPSWPASFHGSVDIYHDTVLEQDKAKASVWF, encoded by the exons ATGAGTtgtttggatgttatgtatcaTCAGAGTTATGGAGCTCATCACTACTTGCCCGCGACATCAGCAGCAGCGGCAGCAGCGGCTTACAAAGCGGCGTATTACCATCaccatcagcagcagcagcaacaacaacaacag CAGAAGAAGTTCAGTGCCTACAGCAGGATGCAGGAGTCTGAGGAGTTTCCCTCTCCCTGTGGCCAGAGTAAGCAGTCTGGAGCACTGAAGCCCCGTCCTGAGCCTGAGCTTCCTCGAGAGGAGGAGCAGAGCGCTGGCGAAGAGGAGCGCTGCAAGGAGACACAGCCCGCCGAGGCCGAGTACTTGAGTGCCAGGTGTGTGGTGTTCACCTATTTCCGTGGAGACATCGGGGATGTGGTGGACGAGCATTTCTCACGCGCGTTGAGCCAGCCCAGCGCCTTCAGCAATGACGCCAAGACCGGCAGGCTTCACTCTGGAGGACCATGGAAAG AAGGAAACTCCCACTCCGAGGGTCAACCTTTATCGTCGTCCCTGTGGGGTAGCGGCTACCCATCTCAGACCTCTTCTCACCCTGACTTCCCCCACGCCGCTGCCTTCCACCCTGCAGACACTGGCCTCTGGAGCAGCCACAGCCTCTCGCAGACCGGCCTGCCTCCTCCCTCTGCTCTTACTGACTCTTGGCACTACGCCCTGGGAGCGCAGGGTGGAGCGGGATACCCTCACGTACACGAGATGTACCCTCACATGCACCCCCGTCACCCACACCCACACTCCCACGCCCACCATGTGCTCCATCACGCCCACAGCCCTGCTCTGGACCCGCGCTTCAGCCCGCTTCTGTTGCCCGGCGTAAGAGCATCTTGCAGCCCGACGTCCTGTGCAGATGGAATCAAAACTGAGCTGGAACCGAGTAGCATCCCAGCACCAAGCTGGCCCGCTTCGTTCCATGGGTCAGTGGACATCTATCATGATACAG TGCTTGAGCAAGACAAAGCGAAGGCCAGTGTTTGGTTCTGA
- the chmp2ba gene encoding charged multivesicular body protein 2Ba — translation MASLFKKKTADDIIKEQTKELRGTQRQITRDRAALERQERQMEMEIKKMAKTGNREACKILAKQLVQLRKQKNRTYAVSSKVTSMSTQTKVMNSQMKMAGAMSTTAKTMQTVNKRLDPKKTLQTMQDFQKENLKIGMTEDMINDTLDEIFDESGDEEESQDIVNQVLDEIGIEISGKMVRAPSAGKILPGASPAKSKAATITDAEIERQLKALGMD, via the exons ATGGCATCTCTGTTTAAAAAGAAGACAGCTGACG ATATCATTAAAGAGCAGACCAAAGAGCTGAGAGGCACCCAAAGACAAATCACCAGAGACAGAGCTGCCCTGGAGAGACAGGAGAGGCAAATG GAAATGGAAATCAAAAAAATGGCCAAGACTGGAAACCGAGAAGCCTGCAAGATACTAGCCAAACAGCTTGTACAGCTCAGAAAACAGAAGAACCGAACCTACGCCGTGAGCTCTAAGGTCACGTCCATGTCCACGCAGACCAAGGTCATGAACTCTCAGATGAAGATGGCTGGAGCCATGTCTACCACAGCGAAG aCTATGCAGACTGTCAATAAAAGATTGGACCCCAAGAAGACGCTGCAGACGATGCAGGACTTCCAGAAGGAGAACTTAAAAATAGGAATGACAGAGGACATGA TCAACGATACACTGGATGAGATTTTTGATGAATCGGGTGATGAGGAAGAAAGCCAGGACATCGTGAACCAGGTGCTGGATGAGATCGGCATAGAGATCTCAGGAAAG ATGGTAAGAGCCCCCTCAGCAGGAAAGATCCTCCCTGGCGCCTCTCCAGCAAAGTCTAAAGCGGCCACCATCACAGACGCCGAGATCGAGAGACAGCTGAAGGCTCTGGGAATGGACTAA